The following are encoded together in the Thalassolituus oleivorans MIL-1 genome:
- a CDS encoding FAD:protein FMN transferase yields MASPCEVMLPYIDSNKDDVQRVAQAAEEDVRRIETKYSRFRPDSILSKINSSDGQKTTIDAETHYLLNYASVAFELSDGLFDITAGVLSKLWDFRNGIIPSPETIRTNLAYVGFQHIRFNSNSIILPAGMSLDFGGIGKEYAVDCAAAICKSAGITHGIIDLGGDLHVIGPQPDNRPWKVGVRNPRAPENAIAELAITQGGLSTSGDYERYFEHSGKRYCHLLLPKTGMPVSYWASVSVVAPSCLLAGTLSTIAMLKQSDARMWLDEQEIQYLGIHPDLTIIERNTGG; encoded by the coding sequence ATGGCATCGCCCTGCGAGGTGATGCTGCCCTATATCGACTCAAATAAAGACGATGTACAAAGAGTTGCACAAGCCGCAGAAGAAGATGTTCGACGTATCGAAACTAAGTACAGCCGCTTTCGCCCTGATAGTATTCTTAGCAAAATAAATAGTAGCGATGGGCAAAAAACCACCATCGACGCCGAAACTCATTACCTATTAAATTATGCGTCCGTTGCATTTGAGTTAAGCGATGGTCTGTTTGATATCACCGCAGGGGTATTGTCAAAACTGTGGGATTTTCGCAATGGCATTATTCCATCCCCTGAAACGATAAGGACAAATCTTGCATATGTTGGCTTTCAACATATTCGATTTAATTCGAATAGCATTATCCTTCCCGCGGGCATGTCGCTAGATTTTGGGGGTATTGGTAAGGAATACGCTGTCGACTGCGCCGCAGCAATCTGTAAATCGGCGGGAATAACACACGGCATTATTGACCTCGGTGGCGACCTACACGTTATTGGGCCACAACCCGACAACCGACCATGGAAAGTCGGCGTGCGTAATCCTCGCGCACCTGAAAATGCCATTGCAGAGCTAGCGATAACGCAAGGCGGCTTATCCACTAGCGGCGACTACGAACGCTATTTTGAACACTCAGGTAAGCGTTACTGCCACTTACTGTTACCGAAAACTGGAATGCCAGTGTCGTATTGGGCTTCTGTTTCTGTTGTTGCCCCGAGTTGTTTATTAGCCGGAACCTTGTCAACAATTGCCATGTTAAAGCAAAGCGATGCTAGGATGTGGCTGGATGAACAAGAAATTCAGTACCTTGGTATTCACCCCGACCTAACGATTATTGAACGTAACACTGGTGGATAA
- a CDS encoding methyl-accepting chemotaxis protein, protein MSQLEAKSEEIKTVTRIISDIAEQTNLLALNAAIEAARAGEQGRGFAIVADEVRALAAKTSSATEQIGNTVNEINLEIKNAVTNSKDLIQTIDLGVRMTQDVSKHLNDIYDRSEHIQASIGSLASNVGSNSTSIHEISTIVHQTSDRLALTEVEIASISEKSLSLSETAERIYESFGVASLGEHHDSAKFAALNAAQQISEVFERAIENGKITMADLFDEQYTPISETNPQKFSTRFDRFTDDVLPAIQEPILDQYNHIAYAGAVDRNGYFPTHNKRFSKVLTGDLATDLANNRTKRIFNDRTGSRCGSNTKHFLLQTYKRDTGEVMHDLSAPIYVNGRHWGGFRIGYRSL, encoded by the coding sequence ATTTCTCAACTCGAAGCAAAATCCGAAGAGATTAAAACTGTTACGCGCATTATTAGTGACATTGCGGAGCAAACAAATCTACTTGCTTTAAATGCGGCCATTGAGGCAGCACGTGCAGGAGAGCAAGGACGAGGATTTGCTATAGTGGCAGATGAAGTTCGTGCCTTAGCCGCTAAAACATCTAGCGCTACAGAACAAATTGGTAATACCGTAAATGAAATTAATTTAGAAATTAAAAATGCCGTTACCAATAGTAAAGATTTAATTCAAACGATAGATCTTGGCGTTCGTATGACGCAAGACGTCAGTAAGCATTTAAATGACATCTACGACAGATCTGAACATATTCAAGCTAGCATAGGATCATTGGCAAGTAACGTTGGTAGCAACAGTACTAGCATCCACGAGATTTCAACCATAGTTCATCAAACAAGTGATCGCTTAGCTCTAACCGAAGTAGAGATAGCGTCAATTTCTGAAAAATCATTGTCTTTATCTGAAACAGCCGAACGCATTTATGAATCCTTTGGTGTCGCCAGTTTAGGGGAGCATCACGACAGTGCAAAATTTGCCGCCTTAAATGCAGCACAACAAATAAGCGAGGTATTCGAACGCGCCATTGAAAATGGAAAAATAACAATGGCAGACCTCTTTGATGAACAATACACGCCTATTTCAGAAACTAACCCACAAAAATTCTCAACCCGTTTCGATCGCTTTACAGACGACGTACTTCCTGCGATACAGGAGCCGATATTAGATCAGTACAATCATATAGCGTATGCCGGAGCAGTTGATCGTAACGGTTATTTTCCGACCCACAACAAACGTTTTTCCAAAGTACTAACGGGGGATCTAGCCACCGACCTAGCCAACAACCGCACTAAACGTATTTTCAACGATCGTACGGGATCTCGATGTGGCTCCAATACCAAGCACTTCCTATTGCAGACCTATAAACGAGACACTGGTGAAGTTATGCATGATCTGTCCGCGCCTATTTATGTTAACGGCCGCCACTGGGGTGGTTTTCGAATTGGCTATCGAAGCTTATAA
- a CDS encoding sensor domain-containing diguanylate cyclase translates to MLKQISIALFMMLFVLGARAEQIPGVFEDGAPMIDVLTLYSGESLDRYLEFYEDVDHSAKIDDLSNEHWQQLDHGSLAFGYTDSVYWFRMVFTNPTALKVDRLMSISYPVLDYIEVHRRQSGSEWTVDTLGDKQRFYDRIIPHRYFVLPMSLNAGETQEWIFRVDTSSSMQFPVSLWEERDFFVHDQNQVLWLGLYYGTMLIMMLYNLFVFLSVREINYLYYALYVASMTGFLASLQGMSFQYLWPEATTWNDQSIIVMLAGVVIFAGIFTRNFLFLKDGAVWFDRLLLTFIIACVGIIAMSSFLPYHLLIRILIVTAFMALSTALYVGILRWGQGYSAARYYTIAWSSMVLGGLILALNKFNLVPRNFFTENAIQIGSALEVILLSFALADRLNQEKRDRYEAQISALEHEKLARRAQGEALEQERNARHAQEKALEHERAAREAQASALEIQRRATETLEVRVKERTLELESVNRRLQLMSTTDALTNVRNRRYFDQVMEREFARAIRENEPLSVVMLDIDHFKRVNDDFGHQAGDEILRSVAQAIRQTVNRDTDLIARYGGEEFVVILPNTENTRAKELAETIRICIENLDFDRIGANLRVTISIGIHGGTPNRSDTQDEWVKLADEALYYSKANGRNRITVYQ, encoded by the coding sequence ATGTTGAAACAGATTTCTATCGCGTTGTTTATGATGCTATTTGTGTTGGGTGCTCGTGCGGAACAGATACCAGGGGTATTTGAGGACGGGGCACCGATGATCGATGTGTTGACCTTGTATTCAGGCGAATCTCTCGATCGGTATTTAGAGTTTTATGAAGATGTTGATCACAGCGCTAAAATAGATGATCTGTCAAACGAACATTGGCAGCAATTAGATCATGGATCTTTAGCGTTTGGCTATACGGATTCTGTCTATTGGTTTCGCATGGTGTTCACCAATCCGACCGCACTTAAAGTCGATCGGTTAATGAGTATTTCTTATCCCGTTCTGGATTATATCGAGGTTCATCGTCGTCAATCAGGCTCTGAATGGACAGTGGATACACTCGGTGATAAACAGCGCTTTTATGATCGTATTATTCCTCATCGCTATTTTGTATTACCTATGAGTTTGAACGCCGGAGAAACCCAAGAATGGATTTTCCGAGTTGATACATCTAGTTCTATGCAATTCCCCGTGAGCTTATGGGAAGAGCGCGACTTCTTTGTGCATGACCAAAATCAAGTGCTTTGGTTAGGTTTGTATTACGGTACTATGCTGATCATGATGCTTTACAATTTATTTGTATTCTTATCGGTTAGAGAGATCAATTACCTTTATTACGCACTCTACGTTGCATCAATGACAGGGTTCTTAGCGAGCCTTCAAGGAATGAGTTTTCAGTATTTATGGCCAGAAGCGACTACATGGAATGATCAAAGTATTATTGTAATGCTGGCAGGCGTTGTGATTTTTGCGGGTATATTTACACGCAATTTCCTCTTCTTAAAAGATGGTGCTGTGTGGTTTGATAGACTGTTACTGACATTCATTATTGCCTGTGTGGGCATTATCGCGATGAGCAGTTTCCTTCCTTACCATTTACTGATTAGAATTCTTATCGTGACTGCTTTTATGGCCTTGTCGACTGCGTTGTACGTCGGTATTTTACGCTGGGGGCAGGGATACTCTGCCGCTCGTTATTACACGATTGCTTGGTCGTCAATGGTGTTGGGAGGACTGATATTAGCGTTGAATAAGTTCAATTTAGTACCACGTAATTTCTTCACCGAGAATGCCATTCAAATTGGATCGGCATTGGAGGTTATTTTATTATCATTTGCTTTGGCCGATCGTTTAAATCAAGAAAAGCGTGACCGCTATGAAGCACAAATTTCCGCACTCGAACACGAGAAGCTAGCGCGTAGAGCTCAAGGTGAGGCTCTAGAGCAAGAGCGAAATGCACGCCATGCCCAAGAGAAAGCGCTAGAACACGAGCGAGCAGCGCGCGAAGCGCAAGCGTCAGCACTTGAGATTCAACGTCGTGCTACCGAAACCTTAGAGGTTCGTGTCAAAGAGCGCACTCTTGAGTTAGAAAGTGTTAACCGTCGTTTACAATTAATGAGTACAACCGATGCATTAACGAATGTACGAAATCGTCGCTATTTCGATCAGGTAATGGAGCGCGAATTTGCTAGGGCAATTCGCGAAAATGAGCCTTTATCGGTGGTTATGTTAGATATTGATCATTTTAAACGTGTAAACGACGATTTTGGTCATCAGGCGGGTGATGAAATTTTGCGATCAGTCGCTCAAGCTATTCGTCAAACCGTGAATCGAGATACCGATTTAATTGCCCGCTATGGTGGTGAGGAATTTGTTGTTATTTTGCCAAATACGGAGAATACACGCGCTAAGGAATTAGCAGAAACAATTAGAATTTGTATCGAGAATTTAGACTTCGATCGTATCGGTGCCAACCTTCGAGTGACCATCAGTATTGGTATCCACGGTGGTACGCCGAATCGCAGTGATACGCAAGATGAATGGGTTAAGTTAGCTGATGAAGCATTATATTACTCTAAAGCGAATGGCCGTAATCGGATTACTGTATACCAATAG
- a CDS encoding TlpA family protein disulfide reductase, producing MRIGVLFSLLLLSFASIAGAETKQPAPAFTLPKLVGEGTYSLSQFRGQVVYLDFWASWCGPCRKSLPLLNNLRGELHQQGFEVLAVNLDEDKASGLDFLKEVPVSYPTLHDANGTTPNAYGLRGMPTSYLIDRNGIMRAVHMGFKPSDMTEIRAQVMQLLNEKAR from the coding sequence ATGCGTATTGGTGTACTTTTTAGTTTATTGTTGCTGAGCTTTGCAAGCATTGCAGGCGCAGAAACCAAACAACCGGCCCCCGCTTTTACTTTGCCTAAGCTTGTAGGTGAAGGCACTTATAGTTTGAGTCAATTTCGCGGCCAAGTTGTGTATCTGGATTTTTGGGCGTCGTGGTGTGGCCCTTGTCGCAAATCACTCCCTCTGTTAAATAACTTACGTGGCGAACTGCATCAACAAGGGTTCGAAGTATTGGCGGTTAATTTAGATGAAGATAAAGCCAGCGGCTTAGATTTTTTAAAAGAAGTGCCCGTATCCTATCCAACACTTCACGATGCTAATGGCACTACGCCGAATGCCTACGGCTTACGCGGTATGCCAACCTCTTATTTGATCGACCGCAACGGAATCATGCGCGCCGTCCACATGGGATTCAAACCTTCAGACATGACCGAAATTCGCGCCCAAGTGATGCAGTTGCTGAACGAGAAAGCTCGATGA
- a CDS encoding DUF1501 domain-containing protein, which yields MKRRNFLQLMAATGMTAHMPLWSPKAHAASALDKYLVVVNASGGWDPTSLCDPKGLNQAYPDQSDRHEGSTNSVEIDPTKQIGDIRWSAVPETASNNVDVLTRITEQFDGFFTTYANRMTVINGIDTGTNNHDSGNRAIWSGNLDAGYPSISAYYAATVAPNLPMAFISNGGYDFTDSLVPRARASNADFIDQLADPNKYYNDIGFLYRDSTRTINQYDRVKEARAARLARQIENETLPLRRKQLSQLFGIRSEESNLGQLSVHLDDIKANVIPDENWHENRSDSLKNQAQVVVAAFKSNLAASANLNIGGFDTHGNHDSSAYPQLGDLLEGVHYLMAALEFAGIANKTTVVIGSDFGRTPYYNSGNGKDHWPVTSMMVIHPTATGGRVFGASTSDFNSQTINLQTGIAGTGANDLILTPEHVNYSLRTLLGVNNNVLAESYPLASDAFNIFA from the coding sequence ATGAAACGCCGTAACTTTTTGCAATTGATGGCTGCTACTGGAATGACGGCACACATGCCGCTATGGTCGCCAAAAGCACATGCTGCCTCTGCACTCGACAAATACCTCGTCGTGGTTAATGCCAGTGGCGGTTGGGACCCAACCTCATTGTGCGATCCAAAGGGTCTGAACCAAGCCTACCCAGATCAATCCGACCGCCACGAGGGCTCAACGAACTCGGTAGAAATCGATCCTACCAAACAAATTGGCGATATTCGCTGGAGCGCCGTCCCCGAGACAGCATCCAATAACGTTGATGTTCTTACTCGCATCACCGAACAATTTGATGGCTTTTTCACCACTTATGCCAACCGCATGACAGTAATTAATGGCATAGATACGGGCACCAATAACCATGACTCAGGCAACCGCGCTATCTGGTCAGGCAACTTAGATGCAGGTTACCCAAGTATATCGGCTTATTACGCGGCAACGGTGGCACCGAACCTACCCATGGCGTTTATTAGTAATGGCGGTTATGACTTTACCGATTCATTAGTGCCTCGCGCTCGCGCCAGCAATGCCGACTTTATTGATCAGCTCGCCGATCCAAATAAGTATTACAACGACATCGGCTTTTTGTACCGCGACAGCACCCGCACAATCAATCAATACGATCGTGTAAAAGAAGCTCGCGCAGCACGTTTAGCGCGACAAATAGAAAATGAAACCTTACCCCTACGGCGTAAGCAGTTAAGCCAATTATTTGGAATTCGAAGCGAAGAAAGTAATCTTGGTCAACTCAGTGTGCATTTGGACGATATCAAGGCCAATGTCATACCTGATGAAAACTGGCACGAAAATCGTTCTGATAGTTTAAAAAACCAAGCACAAGTCGTTGTTGCTGCGTTTAAAAGTAATTTAGCTGCCAGCGCTAATTTAAATATCGGCGGTTTTGATACCCATGGCAATCACGATTCCAGTGCCTATCCGCAATTAGGTGATTTACTAGAAGGCGTACATTATTTAATGGCGGCGCTAGAATTTGCTGGTATTGCCAATAAAACCACCGTCGTTATTGGCTCTGATTTTGGTCGCACGCCGTACTACAACTCAGGCAACGGTAAAGATCATTGGCCAGTAACCAGCATGATGGTTATTCACCCGACAGCCACTGGCGGACGTGTATTTGGTGCATCAACCAGTGACTTTAATTCTCAAACCATTAATCTACAAACCGGTATTGCAGGTACAGGGGCAAATGACCTTATCTTAACGCCAGAACACGTGAACTACTCGCTGCGTACCTTGCTTGGAGTTAATAACAATGTTCTGGCTGAGAGCTATCCCTTAGCGAGCGATGCGTTCAATATTTTTGCGTAA
- a CDS encoding methyl-accepting chemotaxis protein, giving the protein MLRQPVKLATPIAIVSVIGIVTTQVLPKVPIPASLSTLFVALLAGLCGIGATLWVFVRPLERFNQDLLETLSGAKKQMSPHPALGKDTQQINDYLNAVQLMQTQLSEHGGKIAIAAAEMSFAADQLKAKVHDDVIDTQRIVASTNQITTSVEQMVNQTKEAAKTADEAKSINLTGKEAVAKTIPQMEGTREQVNTNAE; this is encoded by the coding sequence ATGCTAAGACAACCAGTCAAATTGGCTACACCCATAGCGATCGTAAGTGTTATCGGCATTGTCACTACTCAGGTTTTACCTAAAGTCCCCATACCCGCCAGCCTATCAACCTTGTTTGTCGCATTACTAGCTGGACTTTGTGGCATTGGAGCGACCCTATGGGTCTTCGTACGACCGCTCGAACGCTTCAATCAAGACTTATTAGAAACCCTGAGCGGTGCTAAAAAGCAAATGAGCCCGCACCCTGCTCTCGGTAAAGACACTCAGCAAATAAATGACTACCTAAACGCTGTGCAATTAATGCAAACACAACTGTCAGAACACGGCGGTAAAATTGCGATTGCAGCGGCAGAAATGTCATTCGCTGCGGATCAACTAAAAGCAAAAGTTCACGACGATGTCATCGATACCCAGCGAATCGTCGCCAGCACTAATCAAATCACTACCAGTGTTGAGCAAATGGTTAACCAAACCAAAGAAGCAGCAAAAACAGCAGACGAAGCTAAATCAATTAATTTGACCGGAAAAGAAGCTGTTGCCAAAACCATTCCGCAAATGGAAGGCACGCGAGAACAAGTCAATACCAATGCGGAATAG
- a CDS encoding c-type cytochrome, which produces MKKGILAFLAVSLLLLSGCKNEYSGNVGGASNGGDGSLPGIFNEEGKRQYDTQCASCHGVDGNGTSIGSPLVACATCTSVEVLTDEITRTMPISKTEQCVDQCATDTAEYILYAFNGSNLSAAATALNGVTNEDAVLTLRKATLQLAGRLPTTTETSAVQSEGDSALSSVLDVLMNEPVFYERLMEFFNEQLLTDKYLSSNLYEGGINLLDNDDYPNRKWYETAYPGDALSSIRSCVRTITNDAVSRAPLELIRYAAMNDLPHTLYVNADYMMVNWYSQQVYDAELLDPAATFAQTTDPVCDENDVQLYYDPTDFKPARITRALEHETGGVPHAGVLTSPMFLNRYPTTLTNRNRHRSRIVFDYFMDTDILQIEGDRPGDGIGNGSANPTLLDPACYTCHQVMDPVATAFQHWTDRGQYIVTGSTSSNQWDSSDIEPAGLNGKTIPLSGADGYFRNMLQWLGTQISNDPRYVRATVRTLYTGLIGSDPLQAPGEDASEDEQLAYTSQRTILNAIGQAMVADGWRIKTAVKGIILSSYYRAIAIDEAKLIVTDHIGSSQFLSPEQVQRKLNATLGFGWDEFRSEDNRIMYGGMDSDSITERITEPSGLVIAIQDRMASEMACRAAALDFTRSIDKRKLFVDVETSTDPRNDEGVILTAQVARIKSNIAHLHWVLIGEQVATDSAEVQATYDLFSAVLSEGQEMLENKDAYDPRPSTYLEWECRARWYRDKDGRTDGDLPEEDRIEEDSNYVIRAWIAVIAYLLSDYRFVYE; this is translated from the coding sequence ATGAAGAAAGGAATTCTCGCCTTTTTAGCGGTTTCGCTGCTGTTACTGAGCGGCTGCAAAAATGAATATAGCGGAAATGTCGGCGGAGCCTCAAACGGCGGTGACGGCAGTCTACCGGGCATATTTAATGAAGAGGGCAAACGCCAATACGATACCCAATGCGCTTCGTGTCACGGCGTTGATGGCAATGGTACTTCTATTGGGAGTCCCCTCGTGGCTTGTGCCACCTGCACCAGCGTTGAGGTACTGACCGACGAAATCACTCGCACCATGCCGATCTCAAAAACTGAACAATGCGTTGATCAGTGCGCTACCGATACTGCCGAATACATACTCTACGCATTCAATGGTTCCAATCTTTCCGCTGCGGCAACAGCGTTAAACGGTGTTACCAACGAAGATGCTGTACTGACACTGCGTAAAGCGACCTTGCAACTTGCCGGTCGCCTACCCACAACAACTGAAACCAGTGCAGTGCAAAGTGAAGGCGATAGTGCGTTATCCAGTGTGCTCGATGTATTAATGAACGAGCCAGTATTCTATGAACGTTTAATGGAATTCTTTAACGAACAACTCCTCACCGATAAATATCTCAGTTCGAATTTGTACGAAGGCGGCATCAACCTACTCGATAATGATGATTATCCTAACCGTAAATGGTACGAAACGGCCTACCCTGGCGATGCATTAAGCTCAATACGCAGCTGTGTTCGTACCATTACCAATGACGCAGTATCTCGCGCGCCACTCGAATTAATTCGTTACGCGGCCATGAACGACCTACCGCATACTCTTTATGTAAATGCCGATTACATGATGGTGAACTGGTATAGCCAACAAGTTTACGACGCCGAGCTACTTGATCCCGCTGCAACATTTGCGCAAACCACCGATCCTGTATGCGATGAAAACGATGTTCAGCTGTACTACGACCCTACCGATTTTAAACCTGCACGTATTACTCGGGCACTCGAACACGAAACCGGCGGAGTTCCACATGCAGGCGTACTGACATCGCCCATGTTCTTGAATCGGTATCCGACCACCCTAACCAACCGTAATCGCCACCGCTCACGCATAGTGTTCGATTACTTTATGGACACCGATATATTGCAAATCGAGGGTGACCGCCCCGGCGATGGTATAGGTAATGGTTCCGCGAACCCGACGTTGCTTGATCCTGCTTGCTATACTTGCCACCAAGTAATGGATCCTGTCGCTACTGCTTTCCAGCATTGGACCGATCGCGGCCAATACATAGTCACAGGCAGTACTTCCTCAAACCAATGGGATAGCTCTGACATTGAGCCCGCCGGTTTAAACGGTAAAACAATTCCGCTTTCTGGAGCCGACGGTTACTTCCGCAACATGTTGCAGTGGTTGGGCACTCAAATCAGTAACGATCCACGCTATGTACGTGCCACTGTGCGTACACTTTATACTGGCTTGATTGGTAGTGATCCACTACAAGCTCCCGGCGAAGATGCGTCCGAAGACGAGCAGCTTGCCTACACCAGCCAACGCACCATATTAAACGCCATAGGCCAAGCAATGGTGGCCGACGGTTGGCGCATTAAAACGGCAGTTAAAGGCATTATTTTAAGCTCTTACTACCGAGCAATTGCCATCGACGAAGCAAAACTTATCGTCACGGATCACATTGGTTCAAGCCAGTTCCTTAGCCCAGAGCAAGTACAACGAAAACTCAATGCAACTCTCGGTTTCGGCTGGGATGAATTCAGATCCGAAGACAATCGTATTATGTACGGAGGCATGGACTCAGACTCCATCACTGAACGCATTACCGAACCTAGCGGCCTTGTTATTGCCATTCAAGATCGTATGGCCAGCGAAATGGCCTGTCGCGCAGCCGCACTCGATTTCACTCGCAGCATCGACAAACGCAAGCTGTTCGTCGACGTTGAAACCAGCACAGACCCTCGCAACGACGAAGGCGTGATATTAACGGCGCAGGTCGCCCGAATTAAAAGCAACATAGCCCACCTTCACTGGGTATTAATTGGGGAACAAGTAGCAACCGACTCTGCAGAAGTACAAGCTACTTACGATTTATTTTCAGCAGTGCTTAGTGAAGGCCAAGAAATGCTTGAAAATAAAGACGCCTACGACCCTCGCCCTTCAACCTACCTTGAATGGGAATGCCGTGCTCGTTGGTACCGCGACAAAGACGGCCGGACGGATGGCGATTTACCTGAAGAAGACCGAATAGAAGAAGACAGCAATTACGTTATCCGCGCATGGATTGCGGTGATCGCCTATTTATTATCCGACTATCGCTTTGTGTACGAATAA
- a CDS encoding DUF4266 domain-containing protein gives MKRILFSMILVLSVAACSNVQPWERGYLARDIMAWDIDGQKAAFDRHINFSKEGSSGGGQAVGGGCGCN, from the coding sequence ATGAAACGTATTTTGTTCTCAATGATTTTGGTTTTAAGCGTCGCAGCCTGCAGTAACGTGCAACCGTGGGAACGCGGCTATTTAGCTAGAGATATAATGGCATGGGATATTGATGGGCAAAAAGCCGCCTTCGATCGCCATATTAATTTTAGTAAGGAAGGATCATCAGGTGGTGGTCAGGCTGTAGGAGGCGGATGCGGCTGCAATTAA
- a CDS encoding DUF3570 domain-containing protein, whose protein sequence is MKSNKKNVLAALAAAAAMPISTNSHSLAAPQDSKIGYRYSQYQEADAPRERTFTPTIERYQIDVHQLHYGRPITGNWYINTDLQYETLTGASPLQTYENTDGNSVLLMTGASIDEQRTDLRVAPTRYFSQGSIGGSIAYSTEDDYQSIALGLEGQLELADQLTTLHGSISVSNDTLSPTDAYLSSIRQDAEGNDKRTISIYEGISRVLTKTSVVQAGIGYTHQSGYLSDPYKFEDRRPGQRDQVTLDGRYRLYFNVGDGAALHLDYRYYSDDWGIRSHTITTRWAQSWKANQWTFNLIPSLRYYRQTAASFYRLEQNPPDEELSSSDARLSTFGALTYGIEGQVKWQRWLVSLDIQQYDSAENLALIQTSSTETPALVDYQVVSLGIEYRY, encoded by the coding sequence ATGAAATCAAATAAAAAAAATGTTTTAGCCGCGCTGGCTGCCGCTGCCGCAATGCCTATCAGCACGAATAGCCACAGCTTAGCAGCCCCGCAAGACAGTAAAATTGGTTATCGTTATAGCCAATACCAAGAAGCCGACGCTCCGCGTGAGCGTACATTTACCCCGACAATAGAACGCTATCAAATAGACGTTCATCAATTGCATTATGGCCGCCCAATAACCGGTAACTGGTATATTAATACCGATTTACAATACGAAACCCTAACCGGTGCTTCGCCACTGCAAACCTACGAAAATACCGATGGTAATAGCGTTCTATTAATGACAGGCGCGAGTATTGATGAACAGCGCACCGACCTAAGAGTTGCCCCTACCCGCTATTTTAGCCAAGGCAGCATTGGTGGCAGTATTGCTTACTCAACTGAAGACGATTATCAGTCCATCGCTTTAGGTCTTGAAGGTCAGTTAGAACTAGCAGATCAACTAACAACACTCCACGGCTCAATTAGCGTATCTAACGATACACTATCGCCAACGGATGCTTATTTATCCAGTATTCGTCAAGATGCTGAAGGCAACGATAAACGCACTATTTCTATTTACGAAGGTATCTCACGCGTATTAACAAAAACCAGCGTCGTGCAAGCTGGTATTGGCTATACACATCAAAGCGGCTATCTGTCAGATCCCTATAAATTTGAAGACAGACGACCGGGGCAACGCGATCAAGTAACGCTTGATGGGCGCTACCGCTTATATTTTAACGTTGGTGACGGTGCCGCCTTGCACCTAGATTATCGCTATTACTCCGACGATTGGGGTATACGTTCACATACAATTACCACCCGCTGGGCGCAAAGTTGGAAAGCCAATCAATGGACGTTCAACCTAATTCCAAGCCTGCGCTACTATCGCCAAACGGCTGCTAGTTTTTATCGGCTGGAGCAAAACCCACCCGATGAGGAATTAAGTTCGTCCGACGCCCGTTTATCAACATTTGGGGCCCTTACTTATGGTATCGAAGGCCAAGTTAAATGGCAGCGTTGGTTAGTTAGCTTAGATATTCAGCAATATGACTCCGCTGAAAACTTAGCACTTATCCAAACCAGCTCTACCGAAACTCCGGCTTTAGTCGATTACCAAGTCGTAAGTCTGGGTATTGAATACCGGTATTAA